In Devosia sp. 1566, a single genomic region encodes these proteins:
- a CDS encoding autotransporter assembly complex family protein, translating into MSEGLARATNLGGGAGELGAGSLQNARIVTSLSALCLAAALAGPVFVPAAAAFEIFGIKLFEDQTEADAEAVIADPQPYTVEVTVAGEGEVESAVRNASALVADADEPASGAAGLLAKARGDYRRIIAALYNEGYYGGTVHVLVAGREASDLAPDVSLPDPVGVVITVDPGPLFNFNRVAVVNEAPLTSDPADLVELPEERGFGSGEVAKSSVILAAEKLAIEAWQEQGYPKAQIRSREVVADHATRTVDVAITVDPGQHAGFGDITVSGTERMDPEFVRRQTGIEVGEEYDPDTLDRAQKRLDRLEVFRSARFEAAEAVGADGLLPYQLLVQELPGRRFGVGASYSSIDGLGVEGYHLWRNLFGQAERLRLDARVASIAYPVETEEFDYFFGGTFTKPGIWTPDTDLVAVISAERTVNPAYIETSATGRVGLTHIFSDQLTVEGGTFYERGRYEDDFGTRDFSLLGVYAGAVYDARDDKVDPTGGFYLAGNVEPFYELSYGNAAAQLTVEGRAYWGFGEDERFVLAGRLKGGLLAGPDLAEIPPDRLFFAGGGGSVRGYGFKSIGVEGPDGIVTGGRYLLEGSIEARAKITDTIGAVAFLDGGYVAADEFPGIDDLQLGAGLGLRYYTGLGPLRLDVAVPLNKRDEDPDYAIYVGIGQSF; encoded by the coding sequence ATGAGCGAAGGCCTGGCGCGGGCGACCAATCTTGGTGGCGGCGCAGGCGAACTGGGGGCGGGTTCACTGCAAAACGCGCGGATTGTAACGAGTTTAAGCGCCCTTTGTCTTGCTGCGGCCTTAGCCGGGCCGGTGTTTGTGCCGGCGGCTGCCGCGTTCGAGATTTTCGGCATCAAGCTGTTTGAAGACCAGACGGAGGCGGATGCCGAGGCGGTGATTGCCGATCCGCAGCCCTATACGGTCGAGGTCACCGTCGCGGGCGAAGGGGAGGTGGAAAGCGCGGTACGCAATGCCTCGGCTCTCGTGGCCGATGCGGACGAGCCTGCTTCAGGTGCAGCCGGGTTGCTGGCCAAGGCGCGGGGCGATTACCGACGGATCATCGCCGCGCTTTATAATGAAGGTTATTACGGCGGCACGGTCCATGTCCTCGTGGCGGGACGCGAAGCGAGCGATCTTGCGCCTGACGTGTCGCTGCCTGACCCCGTCGGGGTCGTTATTACCGTGGATCCCGGCCCGTTGTTCAACTTCAACCGCGTCGCAGTGGTCAACGAAGCGCCCTTGACCAGCGATCCCGCGGATCTGGTGGAGCTGCCCGAGGAGCGCGGCTTTGGGTCCGGTGAGGTGGCCAAGTCGAGCGTCATTCTCGCGGCTGAAAAACTAGCTATCGAGGCTTGGCAGGAGCAAGGCTACCCCAAGGCGCAGATTCGCAGCCGCGAGGTCGTGGCCGATCACGCGACACGCACGGTAGATGTGGCGATCACGGTGGATCCGGGCCAGCATGCCGGGTTTGGTGACATCACCGTATCGGGTACCGAGCGGATGGACCCCGAGTTCGTGCGCCGCCAGACCGGCATCGAAGTGGGTGAGGAATACGATCCGGATACACTGGACCGGGCGCAAAAGCGCCTCGACCGGCTCGAAGTGTTCCGTTCGGCCCGGTTTGAAGCGGCCGAAGCGGTGGGCGCGGATGGTTTGCTGCCTTATCAATTGCTGGTGCAGGAGTTGCCGGGGCGCCGCTTTGGCGTGGGCGCCAGCTATTCCAGCATCGATGGGCTGGGAGTGGAAGGGTATCACCTTTGGCGCAACCTCTTCGGGCAGGCCGAGCGGCTGCGGCTCGATGCGCGCGTCGCGAGCATTGCTTATCCGGTGGAAACCGAAGAGTTCGACTATTTCTTTGGCGGCACCTTCACCAAGCCCGGGATCTGGACGCCCGATACGGATCTGGTGGCGGTAATTTCCGCCGAGCGGACGGTCAATCCAGCCTATATCGAGACATCGGCAACCGGGCGGGTCGGGCTGACCCATATCTTCTCGGATCAGCTGACCGTTGAAGGCGGCACGTTCTATGAGCGGGGCCGCTACGAGGATGATTTCGGCACGCGCGATTTCTCGCTGCTCGGTGTTTATGCGGGCGCCGTTTACGATGCGCGCGACGACAAGGTCGATCCGACCGGGGGCTTTTACCTCGCGGGCAATGTCGAGCCGTTCTACGAGCTGAGCTATGGCAATGCGGCGGCACAGCTGACGGTTGAAGGGCGCGCTTATTGGGGTTTTGGCGAGGACGAGCGGTTCGTTTTGGCCGGGCGACTCAAGGGCGGATTGCTGGCAGGCCCGGACCTGGCGGAAATTCCGCCTGACCGGCTGTTCTTTGCCGGCGGTGGCGGCTCGGTGCGTGGCTATGGGTTCAAGTCCATCGGCGTTGAAGGCCCCGATGGGATTGTCACCGGTGGTCGCTATCTGCTGGAAGGCTCGATCGAAGCGCGCGCCAAGATTACCGACACGATCGGTGCCGTGGCGTTTCTCGACGGGGGCTATGTGGCCGCAGACGAATTCCCGGGCATTGATGACCTGCAATTGGGCGCGGGGCTCGGGCTGCGCTATTACACGGGCCTTGGGCCGCTGCGGCTCGACGTGGCGGTGCCGCTCAACAAGCGGGACGAAGACCCTGACTACGCCATTTATGTCGGCATAGGACAAAGCTTTTGA
- a CDS encoding SDR family NAD(P)-dependent oxidoreductase, with translation MYQMLDPTRFVVFITGATSGFGAAAARRYVAAGAKVIATGRRTERLKALRDELGAENCHIITLDIRDRAALEAAIAALPAPFAGINIVIANAGLALGLQPAAQTDIADWDTMVATNINGLMYTVRALLPGLIARGGGHIVTLGSVAGDYPYPGGSVYGATKAFVKQFALNLRSDVQGKQVRVTNIEPGLTATEFSLVRFKGDEAQAGKPYQGTQPMTAEDIAESIFWTTTLPAHVNVNRLQLMATTQAFAPFDIYRES, from the coding sequence ATGTACCAGATGCTCGACCCCACGCGCTTTGTTGTCTTCATCACCGGCGCGACCTCGGGCTTTGGCGCGGCAGCTGCCCGCCGCTATGTCGCTGCGGGCGCCAAGGTCATTGCCACCGGCCGCCGCACTGAGCGCCTCAAAGCCCTGCGCGACGAATTGGGTGCAGAGAACTGCCACATTATCACCCTCGACATTCGCGACCGCGCTGCGCTTGAGGCCGCCATTGCCGCCCTGCCCGCGCCCTTTGCCGGCATCAACATCGTCATCGCCAATGCCGGCCTTGCCCTCGGGCTCCAGCCCGCCGCCCAAACCGATATCGCCGACTGGGACACCATGGTCGCGACCAATATCAACGGCCTGATGTATACGGTCCGCGCCCTCCTGCCCGGCCTCATCGCGCGCGGGGGCGGCCACATCGTCACCCTGGGCTCGGTCGCCGGCGATTACCCATATCCCGGCGGCAGCGTTTATGGCGCGACCAAGGCCTTCGTGAAACAATTCGCCCTCAACCTGCGCTCCGATGTGCAGGGCAAGCAGGTGCGCGTCACCAATATCGAGCCGGGCCTGACCGCAACCGAGTTTTCCCTCGTGCGCTTCAAGGGCGACGAAGCCCAGGCCGGCAAGCCCTACCAGGGCACCCAGCCCATGACCGCCGAGGACATCGCCGAGTCCATCTTCTGGACCACGACCCTGCCCGCCCATGTCAACGTCAACCGCCTCCAGCTCATGGCCACCACCCAGGCCTTTGCGCCCTTCGACATCTACCGCGAAAGCTGA
- a CDS encoding aromatic ring-hydroxylating dioxygenase subunit alpha → MSSPIDRTTLDLWHVIAATDEVPQGLVETTMLLGQKLALTRDAAGNPVVWRRTDEEQGDEIDPAEITERLPVRTGYGYTWTSLGTPSAELFPIPEYSEPDRVNMSCGSIGIHVSAPRAVENFLDMGHFPYVHTDILGSEPHTEVKEYDVEVSEERDEVLATRCRFFQPRAALSATEGIEVEYVYRVPHPFCSVLYKSCPEDESRRDVIGIFLQPVTEESCRAHLLQSMIDSTSTITDLRRFQQTIFGQDKPILENQFPKRLPLDPRAETPIRADKSAIAYRRWLSQKGITYGTIPVAG, encoded by the coding sequence ATGTCTTCGCCCATCGATCGCACGACCCTCGACCTCTGGCACGTCATTGCCGCCACCGATGAAGTGCCCCAGGGCCTTGTGGAAACCACCATGCTCCTTGGCCAAAAGCTCGCGCTCACCCGCGATGCCGCGGGCAATCCCGTGGTCTGGCGCCGCACCGATGAAGAGCAAGGCGACGAGATCGATCCCGCCGAAATCACCGAGCGCCTGCCCGTGCGCACCGGCTATGGCTATACCTGGACCAGCCTTGGCACCCCGTCCGCCGAGCTCTTCCCCATCCCCGAATACAGCGAGCCTGACCGCGTCAACATGAGCTGCGGCTCCATCGGCATCCATGTCTCGGCCCCGCGCGCCGTCGAGAACTTCCTCGATATGGGCCACTTCCCCTATGTCCACACCGATATCCTCGGCTCCGAGCCCCATACCGAGGTCAAGGAATACGACGTGGAAGTGTCCGAAGAACGCGACGAGGTGCTCGCCACCCGCTGCCGCTTCTTCCAGCCCCGCGCCGCCCTCTCGGCGACCGAAGGCATCGAGGTCGAGTATGTCTATCGCGTCCCCCACCCCTTCTGCTCGGTGCTCTACAAATCCTGCCCCGAGGATGAATCGCGCCGCGACGTGATCGGCATTTTCCTGCAGCCCGTGACCGAGGAAAGCTGCCGCGCCCATCTGTTGCAATCGATGATCGACTCGACCTCCACCATCACCGATCTGCGCCGCTTCCAGCAGACCATTTTCGGCCAGGACAAGCCGATCCTCGAAAACCAGTTCCCCAAGCGCCTGCCGCTCGATCCCCGCGCCGAAACCCCCATCCGCGCCGATAAATCCGCCATCGCCTATCGCCGCTGGCTCAGCCAAAAAGGCATCACCTACGGCACCATTCCCGTCGCGGGATAA
- a CDS encoding DUF1801 domain-containing protein, whose protein sequence is MSPVKQSSPSPLRGGIKGGGSGPSATPQATGEPKLLSGGNPQIPKGHGNEPIQAYLAAMPGWKRAVGEQLDSLITAALPGVYKAVKWNSPLYGAAEGRWFLSLHCFNKYVKVTFFDGHALTPPPPVVSTQPKVRAYHIGEHDPIDPAQFTAWIHQAAQLPGEKM, encoded by the coding sequence ATGTCACCAGTCAAGCAGTCGTCTCCCTCCCCCCTGAGGGGAGGGATCAAGGGTGGGGGTTCAGGCCCGTCCGCAACTCCTCAAGCAACGGGCGAACCAAAACTCCTCTCCGGCGGTAATCCCCAAATCCCCAAAGGCCACGGCAACGAGCCAATCCAGGCCTACCTCGCCGCCATGCCCGGCTGGAAGCGCGCCGTCGGCGAGCAACTCGATAGCCTGATCACGGCCGCCCTTCCCGGCGTCTACAAGGCCGTCAAATGGAACTCCCCCCTTTACGGCGCCGCCGAAGGTCGCTGGTTCCTCTCGCTCCATTGCTTCAACAAATACGTCAAGGTGACCTTCTTTGACGGCCACGCCCTGACCCCGCCCCCGCCGGTCGTCTCCACCCAACCCAAGGTCCGCGCCTACCATATCGGCGAACACGACCCCATCGACCCCGCCCAGTTCACCGCCTGGATCCACCAGGCCGCCCAACTCCCCGGCGAAAAGATGTAA
- a CDS encoding Rieske 2Fe-2S domain-containing protein yields the protein MPLDLDDTTWHPIASSDDLPFRHVYQGQLLGRELAVWRADDGNVNVWENRCLHRGVRLSIGINEGAELKCQYHGWRYANRSAGCTYIPAHPADAPARRITNRTYPAHEAFGLVWSAAADAQPFAPFAGSDGADWVALRPVPLNAAPQDVAIALEKYRFQPAEALDGEAARTMIERLSPLSIRLTAQSGEVIERAVFFVQPVDAGRAVIRGLIEGSPAHPLAVLRHHNERLTQLRDRVERAARRKPAPEPLQPAFAPVSAELSTMPDIAVPRGNTLRVVVKRKWDSADGIVAFELAALDGGHLPTFQPGAHIDLHLPNGLVRQYSITNGPGDLLSYTIGVKRESASKGGSQILIESVREGDVLAISEPRNNFPLRRDATRTVLIAGGVGITPILSMARFLDKSHLPYELHYFVRQGEHAAFREELGQLAGKITTHIGLSREDSGRTIAGALGHWSRAQHVYICGPASMLETVRTTAAAQGWPDESVHFEYFKNDKVIDQSSAFEVELARSAMTLQIPAGKTILEVMREAGLQTPSSCEQGACGTCLTGVIEGEVDHQDVYLNETEKRSNRAILTCVSRAKGKRLVLDI from the coding sequence ATGCCCCTAGACCTCGACGACACCACCTGGCATCCCATCGCCTCGAGCGATGACCTGCCCTTCCGCCATGTCTATCAGGGCCAGCTGCTGGGCCGCGAACTGGCCGTCTGGCGGGCCGATGACGGCAATGTCAATGTCTGGGAAAACCGCTGCCTACACCGTGGCGTACGCCTCTCGATCGGCATCAACGAGGGCGCCGAACTGAAATGCCAGTATCATGGCTGGCGCTATGCCAATCGCTCGGCCGGCTGCACCTATATCCCCGCCCATCCGGCCGACGCGCCGGCCCGCCGCATCACCAACCGCACCTATCCCGCCCATGAGGCCTTTGGCCTCGTCTGGTCCGCCGCGGCCGACGCCCAGCCCTTTGCCCCATTTGCCGGCAGCGATGGCGCCGACTGGGTCGCGCTGCGCCCCGTCCCTCTGAACGCCGCCCCCCAAGACGTAGCGATCGCTTTGGAAAAATACCGCTTCCAGCCAGCCGAGGCGCTGGATGGCGAAGCCGCCCGCACCATGATCGAGCGCCTGTCGCCCCTTTCGATCCGCCTCACCGCCCAGTCGGGTGAGGTCATCGAGCGCGCCGTGTTCTTTGTGCAGCCCGTCGACGCCGGCCGCGCCGTGATCCGGGGCCTTATCGAAGGCTCGCCCGCCCACCCTCTTGCCGTGCTGCGCCACCACAACGAGCGCCTCACCCAGCTGCGCGACCGCGTCGAGCGCGCCGCCCGCCGCAAGCCCGCGCCCGAGCCGCTGCAGCCCGCCTTCGCCCCGGTCTCGGCCGAGCTTTCCACCATGCCCGATATCGCCGTGCCGCGCGGCAACACCCTGCGCGTCGTGGTCAAGCGCAAGTGGGACAGCGCCGATGGCATCGTCGCCTTTGAGCTCGCGGCGCTCGATGGCGGCCACCTGCCAACCTTCCAGCCCGGCGCCCATATCGATCTGCACCTCCCCAACGGCCTCGTCCGGCAATACTCCATCACCAATGGCCCGGGCGACCTGCTCAGCTACACCATCGGCGTCAAGCGCGAGAGCGCCTCCAAGGGTGGCTCGCAGATCCTCATCGAAAGCGTCAGGGAGGGTGACGTGCTGGCCATCAGCGAGCCGCGCAACAACTTCCCGCTGCGCCGCGACGCCACCCGCACCGTCCTCATCGCCGGCGGCGTCGGCATCACGCCGATCCTCTCCATGGCGCGTTTCCTCGACAAGTCCCACCTGCCCTATGAGCTGCATTACTTCGTGCGCCAGGGCGAACATGCCGCCTTCCGCGAGGAGCTGGGGCAGTTGGCGGGCAAGATCACCACTCACATCGGTCTTTCGCGCGAAGACAGTGGCCGCACTATTGCCGGGGCGCTCGGCCACTGGAGCCGCGCCCAGCATGTTTACATCTGCGGCCCCGCATCCATGCTCGAAACCGTGCGCACCACCGCCGCGGCCCAGGGCTGGCCCGACGAGTCCGTGCATTTCGAATATTTCAAGAACGACAAGGTCATCGACCAGTCCTCGGCCTTCGAGGTGGAACTCGCCCGCTCGGCCATGACCCTGCAGATCCCAGCCGGCAAGACCATTCTCGAAGTGATGCGCGAAGCGGGTCTGCAAACCCCCAGCTCGTGCGAACAAGGCGCCTGCGGCACTTGCCTCACCGGTGTGATCGAAGGCGAGGTCGACCACCAGGACGTCTATCTCAACGAAACCGAAAAACGCTCCAACCGCGCCATCCTCACCTGCGTCAGCCGCGCCAAGGGCAAGCGGCTGGTGCTGGATATCTGA
- a CDS encoding glutathione S-transferase family protein, with protein MTITLYDFELSGNCYKLRLLMSILGLRYDIVPVDFFPGRQHKSEWFLRLNPFGQLPVLVDDGLTLSDSGAILAYLAKKYDASGQWFPEDPALTAEILRWHAVADDITATSSAARLALGYGYDFDIEKSQAGAHRIFRIMDEHLWFGEREGRDWLCSPAHPTTADIACFPYVMLSEEGGISRADYPALRRWSDRVRRIPGFVVMSGIFPAGRPLETVQQ; from the coding sequence ATGACCATCACGCTTTACGATTTCGAGCTCTCCGGCAATTGTTACAAGCTGCGCTTGCTGATGAGCATTCTTGGCCTACGCTATGACATCGTGCCGGTGGACTTCTTCCCCGGCCGCCAGCACAAATCCGAATGGTTCTTGCGCCTCAACCCTTTCGGCCAGCTGCCCGTGCTGGTCGATGACGGCCTCACGCTTTCCGACTCCGGCGCCATCCTCGCCTATCTCGCCAAAAAGTATGACGCCTCCGGCCAGTGGTTCCCCGAGGACCCTGCGCTCACTGCCGAAATCCTGCGTTGGCACGCCGTGGCCGATGACATCACCGCCACCAGTTCCGCCGCCCGCCTGGCGCTCGGCTACGGCTATGATTTCGACATCGAGAAATCCCAGGCCGGCGCCCACCGCATCTTCCGCATCATGGACGAGCATCTCTGGTTCGGCGAACGCGAAGGGCGCGACTGGCTGTGCTCGCCCGCCCACCCGACCACCGCCGACATCGCCTGCTTTCCTTATGTGATGCTGTCCGAGGAAGGGGGCATCAGCCGCGCCGATTACCCAGCCCTGCGCCGCTGGAGCGACCGCGTCCGCCGCATCCCCGGTTTCGTGGTCATGTCCGGCATCTTCCCCGCCGGCCGCCCGCTTGAAACGGTCCAGCAGTAA
- a CDS encoding lysine-2,3-aminomutase-like protein: MSEGRAIRTAGELAVAGLVAPGAVAGLEAVAARYAIALTPELVELIDPADAADPIAAQFVPQLSELHTTPEERADPIGDLSHSPVEGIVHRYPDRVLLKAVHVCPVYCRFCFRREMVGPQGLGTLAPEALERALDYIRAHDEIWEVILTGGDPLVLSPRRLRAITEKLAEIAHVRVVRFHTRVPVVEPGRVDAELIAALKASGKTTYLAVHANHSREFTPGARAAVARMADGGIVLVSQSVLLKGVNDDVETLAALMRCFVENRIKPYYLHHPDLAPGTSHFRVGIEEGQALVAALRGRISGLAQPTYVLDLPGGHGKADIGKAAIAGGDGCFTVRDWQGQEHRYPPAG; the protein is encoded by the coding sequence ATGAGCGAAGGGCGGGCGATCCGGACGGCGGGCGAACTCGCGGTGGCGGGGCTGGTGGCGCCGGGCGCGGTGGCGGGGCTCGAGGCGGTGGCGGCGCGCTATGCCATTGCCCTGACGCCTGAGCTCGTGGAACTGATCGATCCGGCGGATGCGGCGGACCCGATCGCGGCGCAGTTCGTCCCCCAGCTGTCGGAGTTGCACACGACGCCCGAGGAGCGGGCCGACCCGATCGGGGATCTCAGCCATTCGCCGGTCGAGGGGATCGTGCATCGCTATCCAGACCGGGTCTTGCTCAAGGCCGTGCATGTGTGCCCGGTATATTGCCGGTTCTGCTTCCGGCGCGAAATGGTGGGGCCGCAGGGGCTGGGGACGCTCGCGCCCGAAGCGCTGGAGCGGGCGCTCGATTATATCCGCGCGCATGACGAGATCTGGGAAGTGATCCTGACCGGGGGCGATCCGCTGGTGCTGTCGCCCCGGCGGCTGCGGGCGATCACCGAGAAGCTGGCCGAGATCGCCCATGTGCGGGTGGTGCGGTTTCATACGCGGGTGCCGGTGGTGGAGCCGGGGCGGGTGGATGCTGAACTGATCGCGGCGCTCAAGGCGAGCGGCAAGACCACGTATCTTGCCGTGCATGCCAATCATTCCCGGGAGTTCACCCCAGGAGCGCGCGCGGCGGTGGCGCGGATGGCCGATGGCGGCATTGTGCTCGTCAGCCAATCGGTGCTGCTCAAGGGCGTGAACGACGACGTGGAAACACTGGCCGCGCTGATGCGCTGTTTTGTCGAGAACCGGATCAAGCCCTATTATCTGCACCACCCGGACCTCGCGCCAGGGACGAGCCACTTCCGGGTCGGCATCGAGGAGGGGCAGGCGCTGGTGGCAGCGTTGCGCGGGCGCATTTCCGGGCTGGCGCAGCCCACCTATGTGCTCGACCTGCCCGGCGGCCATGGCAAGGCTGATATCGGTAAAGCGGCGATTGCCGGCGGTGATGGATGCTTTACGGTGCGGGACTGGCAGGGGCAGGAGCATCGCTATCCGCCTGCCGGATAG
- the epmA gene encoding EF-P lysine aminoacylase EpmA yields the protein MPVAASPWWTPELHRDRRPVLLARNRIEAGVRGYLAEHDFLLVDPPGLQRSPGNETHLHAFETTAIGNDGVGHRAFLHTSPEFAMKKLLAAGEHRIASLGHVWRNRERGALHAPEFTMLEWYRVGEDYTALMADCMALLRLAVAATGAERLRFRGREADPVAEPERLSVVDAFARFAGIDLLATMDAEGETDAAALAAQMRGQGLQVPAEHSWSYLFSLVLTEKVEPNLGLGRVTILDRYPAAEAALARRCADDARVAERFELYACGVELANGFGELTNPEEQRQRFEAEMNEKQRLYGERYPIDEEFLAALALMPAASGIALGFDRLVMLATGAPRIDLVQWVPVAEFGA from the coding sequence TTGCCAGTTGCCGCATCACCATGGTGGACGCCCGAGCTGCATCGGGACCGTCGGCCCGTGCTGCTGGCGCGCAACAGGATCGAGGCGGGGGTGCGGGGATACCTGGCCGAGCACGACTTTCTCCTCGTGGATCCGCCGGGCTTGCAGCGCTCGCCGGGCAATGAAACCCATCTGCATGCGTTCGAGACCACTGCCATTGGCAATGACGGGGTGGGGCATCGCGCGTTCCTGCATACCTCGCCCGAATTTGCGATGAAAAAGCTGCTGGCGGCAGGCGAGCACAGGATCGCCAGCCTCGGGCATGTCTGGCGTAATCGCGAGCGGGGGGCGCTGCATGCCCCGGAGTTCACCATGCTCGAATGGTATCGGGTGGGCGAGGACTATACCGCGCTGATGGCTGACTGCATGGCGCTGTTGCGTTTGGCGGTCGCGGCGACAGGGGCAGAGCGGCTGCGGTTTCGCGGGCGGGAAGCCGATCCAGTCGCCGAGCCGGAGCGGTTGAGCGTGGTGGACGCGTTTGCGCGCTTTGCCGGGATTGATCTTTTGGCGACGATGGACGCTGAGGGTGAGACGGATGCGGCAGCGCTGGCCGCGCAGATGCGGGGGCAGGGGCTGCAGGTGCCGGCGGAGCATAGCTGGAGCTATCTCTTCAGCCTCGTGTTGACCGAAAAGGTCGAGCCCAATCTGGGGCTGGGGCGGGTGACGATCCTGGATCGCTATCCAGCGGCGGAAGCGGCGCTGGCGCGGCGCTGCGCGGATGATGCGCGGGTGGCGGAACGGTTCGAGCTTTATGCCTGTGGGGTGGAGCTGGCCAACGGGTTCGGCGAATTGACCAATCCAGAGGAGCAGCGGCAGCGCTTCGAGGCCGAGATGAATGAAAAGCAGCGCCTTTATGGGGAGCGTTACCCGATCGACGAGGAGTTTCTGGCCGCGCTGGCGCTGATGCCGGCGGCGAGCGGGATTGCCCTGGGGTTCGACCGGCTGGTGATGCTGGCGACGGGGGCGCCGCGGATCGATCTGGTGCAATGGGTGCCGGTGGCGGAGTTTGGCGCATGA
- the efp gene encoding elongation factor P — MVKVIASSLRKGNVVEQDGNLHVVLTAENVHPGKGNSITNVNMRRISDGVKVVGRWRTVEMVEKADVDDREYDYLYSDGEGHHFMNPENYEQITVADDVIGDQKAYLIDGMKVHLKTFEGTALSMELPQRLTFEIVETEPVVKGQTASSSYKPAVLNNGLRVMVPPHIGAGTRIVILTEDNSYVERAKD; from the coding sequence ATGGTCAAGGTCATCGCCTCTTCGCTGCGCAAGGGCAACGTCGTCGAGCAGGACGGCAATCTGCACGTCGTCCTGACGGCTGAGAACGTGCATCCCGGCAAGGGCAACTCCATCACCAACGTCAACATGCGTCGCATCAGCGATGGCGTGAAGGTCGTTGGCCGCTGGCGCACCGTCGAAATGGTCGAAAAGGCCGACGTCGATGACCGCGAATACGACTATCTCTACTCCGATGGTGAAGGCCACCACTTCATGAACCCGGAGAACTACGAGCAGATCACGGTGGCCGATGACGTGATCGGCGACCAGAAGGCTTATCTCATCGATGGCATGAAGGTTCACCTCAAGACCTTTGAGGGTACTGCCCTTTCCATGGAATTGCCCCAGCGCCTGACCTTCGAAATCGTCGAGACCGAGCCGGTGGTGAAGGGCCAGACGGCGTCCTCCTCCTATAAGCCCGCCGTTCTCAACAATGGCCTGCGCGTCATGGTCCCGCCCCATATTGGCGCCGGCACCCGCATCGTCATCCTGACCGAAGACAATTCCTATGTGGAACGCGCCAAGGACTGA
- a CDS encoding DUF2934 domain-containing protein gives MLKNTELAEAVRNTAYFLWEQDGRPEGRSFEYWVKAKEMHLRQMAYDRWLAEGTPIGRAEEIWRDVAEEIEDDDA, from the coding sequence ATGCTGAAGAATACCGAGCTGGCCGAGGCGGTCAGGAACACGGCCTATTTTCTGTGGGAACAGGATGGCCGCCCGGAAGGGCGAAGCTTTGAGTACTGGGTCAAGGCCAAGGAAATGCATTTGCGCCAGATGGCCTATGACCGCTGGCTGGCGGAAGGCACGCCCATTGGCCGCGCCGAAGAGATCTGGCGCGATGTGGCCGAGGAAATCGAAGACGACGACGCATAA
- a CDS encoding Crp/Fnr family transcriptional regulator, translating to MAADRKDIHNSDVPVLCRSCEARHRGMCGVLEPEQLVALAKATHKARHEPGTELIGESTKIQSYANVMRGVVKLTKVLEDGRQQVVGLQFAPDFLGRLFGYENAVAAEAASTVELCVVPKRALEGLIAENPALEHRLMQQTLRELDEARDWMVTLGRKSAQEKLASFLYLLATHSDPVADLKAGARFELPLTRADIGDFLGLTLETVSRQISKLRQLGVIEVTHNRQVEVPDLKRLQALCG from the coding sequence ATGGCTGCGGATCGCAAGGATATCCACAATTCGGACGTGCCAGTGCTGTGCCGCAGCTGCGAAGCGCGGCACCGGGGCATGTGCGGCGTGCTGGAGCCCGAGCAATTGGTGGCGCTGGCCAAGGCGACGCACAAGGCGCGCCACGAGCCCGGAACCGAGCTGATCGGGGAAAGCACCAAGATCCAGTCCTATGCCAATGTGATGCGCGGCGTGGTCAAGCTCACCAAGGTGCTGGAGGACGGTCGCCAGCAGGTGGTGGGGCTGCAGTTTGCTCCCGATTTCCTGGGGCGCTTGTTCGGATACGAAAATGCAGTGGCGGCAGAAGCGGCGTCGACGGTGGAGCTTTGCGTGGTGCCCAAGCGGGCGCTGGAAGGCTTGATCGCGGAGAACCCGGCGCTCGAGCATCGGTTGATGCAGCAAACGCTGCGCGAACTGGACGAAGCGCGAGATTGGATGGTGACGCTGGGGCGCAAGAGCGCCCAGGAAAAGCTCGCGAGCTTTCTTTACCTGCTGGCCACGCACTCGGACCCAGTGGCGGACCTCAAGGCGGGCGCCCGGTTCGAGCTACCGCTGACGCGGGCCGATATCGGGGATTTTCTGGGGCTGACCCTTGAAACCGTGTCCCGGCAGATCAGCAAATTGCGCCAGCTCGGGGTGATTGAGGTGACCCATAACCGGCAAGTCGAAGTGCCCGATCTCAAGCGTCTGCAGGCGCTTTGCGGCTGA